One stretch of Astatotilapia calliptera chromosome 3, fAstCal1.2, whole genome shotgun sequence DNA includes these proteins:
- the LOC113018790 gene encoding uncharacterized protein LOC113018790 isoform X1: protein MSSSGKREREQKRKLQHFLGDLALLGSLQVWPHRHARARSAHLSQNHKITLLPLQGFKYFQPWLRGKEELLLTVVNEDLGWRSPGFMVSRASSYSSTSSCNSSDVSPSSSSPSLTSRSSSPLPGEPPGPRGSRSHTKTQPQTASHREACIEEHLLPASPSEREIAVPEVNCTLFLLAGYVKYGRPYAWIRSNHERLVNIGGTDSMVKDTPMKLKSIADWQTRAIRVWDVVSELVCLCTVPSPSNPFALDMRYIKSLPLAERFLVTGALLNFLEMYVVYGNRDELHYDKVVEEVKPLRRLHVHSLLELQRLRESSGSAAVHGSSAEE from the exons ATGAGCAGCTCCGGT AAACGAGAGAGGGAGCAGAAGAGGAAACTGCAGCACTTCCTCGGTGACCTTGCTTTGCTCGGATCCTTGCAGGTTTGGCCACACCGGCATGCGCGTGCACGCTCGGCTCACCTCTCGCAAAATCACAAAATCACATTGCTTCCTTTGCAGGGTTTTAAATACTTCCAGCCTTGGCTCAGGGGGAAAGAGGAGTTGCTGCTGACAGTTGTTAATGAGGATCTG GGTTGGCGTTCCCCAGGCTTTATGGTGTCCAGAGCCTCCTCCTACTCCTCCACCAGCAGCTGTAACAGCAGTGATGTCTCTCCCAGCAGCAGCTCTCCCAGTCTGACCAGCCGTAGCAGCTCCCCCCTGCCCGGGGAGCCTCCGGGCCCACGAGGCTCCCGGTCACATACCAAGACACAGCCACAGACTGCCAG TCACAGGGAGGCCTGCATCGAGGAGCATCTTCTCCCAGCATCTCCCAGTGAAAGGGAGATAGCAGTACCC GAGGTCAACTGCACTCTGTTTCTATTGGCCGGCTACGTCAAATACGGACGCCCCTACGCGTGGATACGCTCCAATCACGAGCGCCTAGTCAACATCGGTGGCACAGATTCGATGGTCAAAGACACGCCCATGAAACTCAAGTCCATTGCAGACTGGCAGACGCGAG CAATTCGTGTGTGGGACGTTGTCAGTGAGCTGGTGTGCCTCTGCACCGTTCCCTCTCCGTCCAACCCGTTCGCCCTGGACATGCGTTACATCAAAAGTCTTCCTCTCGCCGAACGCTTTCTTGTCACGGGAGCTCTCCTTAACTTCCTGGAGATGTACGTGGTTTACGGCAACCGGGACGAGTTGCATTATGATAAAG TGGTGGAAGAGGTGAAGCCTCTCAGGCGTCTTCATGTACACTCCCTGCTCGAGTTGCAGCGACTTAGAGAGAGCTCCGGCAGCGCCGCGGTGCACGGCTCTTCTGCAGAAGAGTGA
- the smim20 gene encoding small integral membrane protein 20 translates to MSKNTKIMLVFGGFVTAVAAAFYPIFFYPLTHKDEYREVQKVNRAGINQADVQPAGMKIWSDPFKAASK, encoded by the exons ATGTCTAAAAACACGAAAATAATGTTGGTGTTTGGAGGGTTTGTGACGGCCGTTGCTGCTGCGTTTTACCCCATATTTTTTTACCCCCTCACACACAAAGACGAGTACA GAGAAGTCCAAAAGGTGAACCGGGCAGGGATCAACCAGGCAGATGTGCAGCCTGCGG GTATGAAGATATGGTCTGATCCATTCAAGGCTGCAAGCAAATGA
- the man2b2 gene encoding epididymis-specific alpha-mannosidase isoform X1 produces the protein MGFVTAVVFAVCCWFSHGVAGQEEPIQTFVIPHSHMDVGWVYTIQESMHAYAANVYSSVTEELSKVKERRFIAVEQEFFRLWWDTVASVTQKKQVRQLIKEGRLEFIIGGQVMHDEAVTDLDDDILQMMEGHGFLYETFGVRPQFSWHVDPFGASATTPVLFALAGFNAHLISRIDYDLKDTMQKNKKLQFVWRGSPSLKSQQEIFTHTMDQFSYCTPSYLPFSNRSGFYWNGVALFPDPPKDGIYPNMSLPVTKETVHAYAKTMVENIKQRAAWFRTHHVLWPWGCDKQFYNSSVQFNNMDPLMKYINQNSKEFGVTVQYATLSEYFQAIYQSNLTWEVRGSEDFLPYSTEPYQAWTGFYASRNVLKGVARHASSKLYAAETLFARYRISFPDGPVAKDWALDKLGALRWAVSEVQHHDGITGTESPKVADMYQQHLLQAMMGAEELLAALFLLPHNLMSPSTLGEHYPTKADVDQALEQHVIVYNPLAWNITTIVNVTVTQPSAAVFDDDGQPVPAQIQGSAHSNATYDLFIVVELGGLQYRKYLIKFPENSKAFEAKAASFERRSVKDRAKAGRRLLPVLSECYELLFDQDTNLLHSITYLEEKRRVMITQDFWEYDANGDVKAGPISDNYIFSANGSAVRAYKAVEMEIIPGKIVTEIRQYFYREESDKDYAYSITTRVPECFGTKLPCHRLEQTYSLGPLSLNTEVVLRTSTSVKNNRTLYSDDNGYQMMKRTYRKFTNNTLARNYFPMVRTAYIEDDLSRLVLVSDRAHGVSSQTDGQLEVMLHRRLWNNLQWNLGYNLTLNDSSVVRPTLWMMLGSVSATSKLYQREAVQLQHRPVVMPIDQPQKPWQVKEPKRGSLLRSVVLPPNLHLLSLSVPGWNYCSNHSVHLSHIQSGKDLHSQPDYDRILLRIMHLFEEGEDPELSKPVTINLKEALQGMGEVKGVEERSLTGTWDVTSLQRWKWKTADNLENDNKQQRTRDDNFTVTISPKEIRTFFVHFVSRNF, from the exons ATGGGATTTGTAACGGCTGTCGTGTTTGCTGTTTGCTGCTGGTTCTCGCATGGAGTGGCAGGACAAGAAGAGCCGATTCAGACGTTTGTGATCCCTCACAGTCACATGGATGTTGGCTGGGTGTACACTATCCAG GAGAGTATGCACGCCTATGCAGCTAATGTGTACAGCAGTGTGACTGAGGAGCTGTCAAAGGTTAAAGAGCGCAGGTTCATCGCTGTGGAGCAGGAGTTTTTCCGTCTCTGGTGGGACACCGTGGCCTCGGTCACACAAAAGAAACAG gTACGACAGCTTATCAAAGAAGGTCGTCTTGAGTTCATCATCGGAGGTCAAGTGATGCACGATGAGGCTGTAACTGACCTGGACGATGACATCTTGCAGATGATGG AGGGTCACGGCTTCCTGTATGAGACGTTTGGGGTGCGTCCTCAGTTCTCATGGCATGTGGATCCTTTCGGAGCCTCTGCCACCACCCCTGTACTGTTTGCCCTGGCTGGATTCAATGCACATCTCATTTCTCGCATTGACTATGACCTTAAGGATACCATGCAGAAAAACAAG aaactgcagtttgtaTGGCGAGGCTCTCCCTCTTTGAAATCACAGCAAGAGATCTTCACTCACACCATGGACCAGTTCAGCTATTGCACTCCATCCTACCTGCCATTCTCCAACCG GTCTGGTTTCTATTGGAATGGAGTTGCCTTGTTTCCGGACCCACCTAAAGATGGAATTTACCCCAACATGAGCCTACCTGTGACCAAGGAGACAGTCCATGCTTACGCCAAGACTATGGTGGAGAACATCAAGCAGAGAGCAGCGTGGTTTAGAACTCATCATGTGCTTTGGCCATGG GGCTGTGACAAGCAGTTCTACAACTCATCAGTACAGTTTAACAACATGGACCCTCTGATGAAGTACATCAACCAGAACAGCAAAGAGTTTGGGGTAACAGTCCAGTACGCCACTCTGAGTGAATACTTCCAAGCCATCTACCAATCAAATCTAACCTGGGAGGTGCGTGGGAGTGAAGACTTCCTGCCATATTCAACTG AGCCCTACCAGGCGTGGACGGGGTTTTACGCCTCCAGAAACGTCCTGAAAGGCGTGGCGCGACATGCCAGCTCAAAGCTGTACGCAGCAGAGACCCTCTTCGCCCGCTACCGAATCAGTTTCCCAGATGGACCTGTGGCCAAGGACTGGGCCCTGGACAAACTCGGAGCGCTGCGCTGGGCTGTTTCCGAG GTGCAGCATCACGATGGCATCACTGGCACGGAGTCTCCCAAAGTGGCTGACATGTACCAGCAGCATCTCCTGCAGGCCATGATGGGAGCAGAGGAGCTCCTAGCTGCTCTCTTTCTGTTGCCCCACAACCTCATGAGTCCCAGCACCCTTGGCGAGCACTACCCTACAAAAG CAGATGTTGATCAGGCTTTGGAGCAGCATGTCATCGTTTATAACCCTTTGGCGTGGAACATCACCACAATCGTCAATGTAACCGTGACGCAGCCGAGCGCTGCCGTGTTTGATGATGATGGACAGCCCGTCCCTGCGCAG ATCCAGGGGTCAGCACACTCCAATGCGACCTACGACCTTTTCATCGTAGTGGAACTTGGAGGCCTTCAGTACAGGAAATACTTAATTAAATTCCCAGAGAATTCCAAGGCTTTTGAAGCTAAGGCCGCTTCGTTCGAGAGACGCAGCGTGAAGGACCGGGCGAAAGCAGGGAGGCGACTACTTCCTGTTCTCAGCGAATGTTACGAACTCTTGTTCGACCAGGACACCAATCTACTGCACAGCATCACCTATCT TGAGGAGAAAAGGAGAGTAATGATCACACAGGATTTCTGGGAATATGATGCCAATGGAGACGTAAAAGCAGGGCCAATTTCTGATAACTACATCTTCAGCGCTAATGGTTCAGCTGTGCGGGCCTACAAGGCTGTGGAAATGGAGATAATCCCAGGGAAGATTGTCACTGAGATCAGGCAGTACTTCTACAG AGAGGAGAGCGATAAAGACTACGCCTACTCCATTACCACTCGTGTCCCAGAATGCTTTGGGACCAAGCTGCCGTGCCACAGGCTGGAGCAGACCTACTCTCTGGGCCCACTCAGCCTCAACACAGAGGTCGTACTCAGGACCAGCACCTCAGTGAAGAACAACAGGACTCTGTACTCGGACGACAATGGCTACCAGATGATGAAGAGGACATACAGGAAATTCACAAACAACACTTTAGCACGA AACTACTTCCCTATGGTGCGCACGGCTTACATTGAGGATGACCTCAGCAGGCTGGTGCTCGTCAGCGACAGAGCTCACGGTGTGTCGAGCCAAACTGACGGACAGCTGGAG GTCATGCTCCATCGGCGGCTTTGGAACAACTTGCAGTGGAACCTCGGGTACAACCTGACTCTAAATGACAGCTCTGTTGTGAGGCCCACGCTGTGGATGATGCTGGGCTCTGTGAGTGCCACCTCAAAGCTGTACCAAAGGGAGGCAgtgcagctgcagcacagacCTGTCGTCATGCCCATAGACCAGCCTC AGAAGCCCTGGCAGGTGAAGGAGCCCAAGCGTGGTTCTCTGTTGCGTTCGGTTGTTCTGCCGCCCAACCTCCACCTGCTCAGCCTCAGCGTCCCCGGGTGGAACTACTGCTCCAATCACAGCGTTCACCTCAGCCACATACAGTCAG GTAAAGATTTGCACTCGCAGCCAGACTATGATCGGATCCTGTTGAGAATTATGCATCTCTTCGAAGAGGGAGAGGACCCCGAGCTTTCGAAGCCGGTCACCATAAACTTAAAG GAAGCTCTGCAAGGCATGGGCGAAGTGAAGGGTGTGGAGGAGCGTTCTCTGACAGGGACCTGGGATGTCACCAGTCTGCAGAGGTGGAAGTGGAAAACTGCAGATAACTTGGAAAACG ACAACAAACAGCAGCGGACGCGGGATGACAATTTCACTGTGACCATCTCCCCCAAAGAGATCAGGACCTTCTTTGTTCACTTTGTCTCCAGGAACTTTTAG
- the LOC113018791 gene encoding uncharacterized protein LOC113018791: MKLKPDKSSGCSHAPFKGGWKIGRRADENPVTTKSSKPSLKRIMSLSTFHLMQTLKNSPAELRRRFRRDQTESLSHGDPLFKVHYLGTEKIFSLDREQAEEAISHLLEGIANGKKLRKDHALVVRPRYVEVKELSTGRQLTKTYLQDIAYCAADTNRPNVFLYICKHRGQQLQCRVFWCSRAERARDMTACLGLSFQRAMSDWQQTGVATMPSGEVKGKLAEDSSNSQVKAKSSTLPAGLGKVRWRKRGSVSRSPMRTITRRGSSSDSLN; the protein is encoded by the exons ATGAAACTGAAGCCAG ATAAAAGCAGTGGATGCAGCCACGCTCCATTTAAAGGAGGGTGGAAGATTGGGAGACGCGCTGACGAGAACCCGGTTACGACTAAAAGTTCCAAGCCCAGCCTGAAACGCATCATGTCCCTCAGCACCTTCCACCTCATGCAGACCCTGAAGAACTCGCCCGCCGAGCTGCGGCGCAGATTCCGCCGCGACCAGACGGAGTCCTTGTCCCACGGCGACCCTCTGTTCAAAGTGCACTACCTGGGGACGGAAAAGATCTTTTCTCTGGACCGGGAGCAAGCAGAGGAGGCCATTTCTCACTTGCTGGAGGGTATCGCGAACGGGAAGAAGCTCAGGAAGGACCACGCCCTTGTCGTGCGGCCCAGATACGTCGAGGTCAAAGAGCTGAGCACGGGTCGGCAGCTCACGAAGACCTACCTGCAGGACATTGCGTACTGCGCCGCCGACACCAACCGGCCCAACGTCTTCTTGTACATCTGCAAGCACCGGGGGCAGCAGCTGCAGTGTCGGGTGTTCTGGTGCAGCCGTGCGGAGCGAGCGCGGGACATGACCGCCTGTCTGGGACTCTCCTTCCAGCGGGCGATGAGCGACTGGCAGCAGACCGGCGTGGCCACGATGCCGTCGGGAGAGGTGAAAGGAAAACTTGCAGAGGACTCGTCCAATTCTCAAGTCAAAGCAAAGAGCTCCACACTGCCAGCCGGTCTGGGAAAAG TTCGCTGGAGGAAGAGAGGCTCTGTATCCCGCAGCCCCATGAGAACAATCACCAGGAGAGGATCGTCCTCTGACAGCTTGAACTGA
- the man2b2 gene encoding epididymis-specific alpha-mannosidase isoform X2: MGFVTAVVFAVCCWFSHGVAGQEEPIQTFVIPHSHMDVGWVYTIQESMHAYAANVYSSVTEELSKVKERRFIAVEQEFFRLWWDTVASVTQKKQVRQLIKEGRLEFIIGGQVMHDEAVTDLDDDILQMMEGHGFLYETFGVRPQFSWHVDPFGASATTPVLFALAGFNAHLISRIDYDLKDTMQKNKKLQFVWRGSPSLKSQQEIFTHTMDQFSYCTPSYLPFSNRSGFYWNGVALFPDPPKDGIYPNMSLPVTKETVHAYAKTMVENIKQRAAWFRTHHVLWPWGCDKQFYNSSVQFNNMDPLMKYINQNSKEFGVTVQYATLSEYFQAIYQSNLTWEVRGSEDFLPYSTEPYQAWTGFYASRNVLKGVARHASSKLYAAETLFARYRISFPDGPVAKDWALDKLGALRWAVSEVQHHDGITGTESPKVADMYQQHLLQAMMGAEELLAALFLLPHNLMSPSTLGEHYPTKDVDQALEQHVIVYNPLAWNITTIVNVTVTQPSAAVFDDDGQPVPAQIQGSAHSNATYDLFIVVELGGLQYRKYLIKFPENSKAFEAKAASFERRSVKDRAKAGRRLLPVLSECYELLFDQDTNLLHSITYLEEKRRVMITQDFWEYDANGDVKAGPISDNYIFSANGSAVRAYKAVEMEIIPGKIVTEIRQYFYREESDKDYAYSITTRVPECFGTKLPCHRLEQTYSLGPLSLNTEVVLRTSTSVKNNRTLYSDDNGYQMMKRTYRKFTNNTLARNYFPMVRTAYIEDDLSRLVLVSDRAHGVSSQTDGQLEVMLHRRLWNNLQWNLGYNLTLNDSSVVRPTLWMMLGSVSATSKLYQREAVQLQHRPVVMPIDQPQKPWQVKEPKRGSLLRSVVLPPNLHLLSLSVPGWNYCSNHSVHLSHIQSGKDLHSQPDYDRILLRIMHLFEEGEDPELSKPVTINLKEALQGMGEVKGVEERSLTGTWDVTSLQRWKWKTADNLENDNKQQRTRDDNFTVTISPKEIRTFFVHFVSRNF, translated from the exons ATGGGATTTGTAACGGCTGTCGTGTTTGCTGTTTGCTGCTGGTTCTCGCATGGAGTGGCAGGACAAGAAGAGCCGATTCAGACGTTTGTGATCCCTCACAGTCACATGGATGTTGGCTGGGTGTACACTATCCAG GAGAGTATGCACGCCTATGCAGCTAATGTGTACAGCAGTGTGACTGAGGAGCTGTCAAAGGTTAAAGAGCGCAGGTTCATCGCTGTGGAGCAGGAGTTTTTCCGTCTCTGGTGGGACACCGTGGCCTCGGTCACACAAAAGAAACAG gTACGACAGCTTATCAAAGAAGGTCGTCTTGAGTTCATCATCGGAGGTCAAGTGATGCACGATGAGGCTGTAACTGACCTGGACGATGACATCTTGCAGATGATGG AGGGTCACGGCTTCCTGTATGAGACGTTTGGGGTGCGTCCTCAGTTCTCATGGCATGTGGATCCTTTCGGAGCCTCTGCCACCACCCCTGTACTGTTTGCCCTGGCTGGATTCAATGCACATCTCATTTCTCGCATTGACTATGACCTTAAGGATACCATGCAGAAAAACAAG aaactgcagtttgtaTGGCGAGGCTCTCCCTCTTTGAAATCACAGCAAGAGATCTTCACTCACACCATGGACCAGTTCAGCTATTGCACTCCATCCTACCTGCCATTCTCCAACCG GTCTGGTTTCTATTGGAATGGAGTTGCCTTGTTTCCGGACCCACCTAAAGATGGAATTTACCCCAACATGAGCCTACCTGTGACCAAGGAGACAGTCCATGCTTACGCCAAGACTATGGTGGAGAACATCAAGCAGAGAGCAGCGTGGTTTAGAACTCATCATGTGCTTTGGCCATGG GGCTGTGACAAGCAGTTCTACAACTCATCAGTACAGTTTAACAACATGGACCCTCTGATGAAGTACATCAACCAGAACAGCAAAGAGTTTGGGGTAACAGTCCAGTACGCCACTCTGAGTGAATACTTCCAAGCCATCTACCAATCAAATCTAACCTGGGAGGTGCGTGGGAGTGAAGACTTCCTGCCATATTCAACTG AGCCCTACCAGGCGTGGACGGGGTTTTACGCCTCCAGAAACGTCCTGAAAGGCGTGGCGCGACATGCCAGCTCAAAGCTGTACGCAGCAGAGACCCTCTTCGCCCGCTACCGAATCAGTTTCCCAGATGGACCTGTGGCCAAGGACTGGGCCCTGGACAAACTCGGAGCGCTGCGCTGGGCTGTTTCCGAG GTGCAGCATCACGATGGCATCACTGGCACGGAGTCTCCCAAAGTGGCTGACATGTACCAGCAGCATCTCCTGCAGGCCATGATGGGAGCAGAGGAGCTCCTAGCTGCTCTCTTTCTGTTGCCCCACAACCTCATGAGTCCCAGCACCCTTGGCGAGCACTACCCTACAAAAG ATGTTGATCAGGCTTTGGAGCAGCATGTCATCGTTTATAACCCTTTGGCGTGGAACATCACCACAATCGTCAATGTAACCGTGACGCAGCCGAGCGCTGCCGTGTTTGATGATGATGGACAGCCCGTCCCTGCGCAG ATCCAGGGGTCAGCACACTCCAATGCGACCTACGACCTTTTCATCGTAGTGGAACTTGGAGGCCTTCAGTACAGGAAATACTTAATTAAATTCCCAGAGAATTCCAAGGCTTTTGAAGCTAAGGCCGCTTCGTTCGAGAGACGCAGCGTGAAGGACCGGGCGAAAGCAGGGAGGCGACTACTTCCTGTTCTCAGCGAATGTTACGAACTCTTGTTCGACCAGGACACCAATCTACTGCACAGCATCACCTATCT TGAGGAGAAAAGGAGAGTAATGATCACACAGGATTTCTGGGAATATGATGCCAATGGAGACGTAAAAGCAGGGCCAATTTCTGATAACTACATCTTCAGCGCTAATGGTTCAGCTGTGCGGGCCTACAAGGCTGTGGAAATGGAGATAATCCCAGGGAAGATTGTCACTGAGATCAGGCAGTACTTCTACAG AGAGGAGAGCGATAAAGACTACGCCTACTCCATTACCACTCGTGTCCCAGAATGCTTTGGGACCAAGCTGCCGTGCCACAGGCTGGAGCAGACCTACTCTCTGGGCCCACTCAGCCTCAACACAGAGGTCGTACTCAGGACCAGCACCTCAGTGAAGAACAACAGGACTCTGTACTCGGACGACAATGGCTACCAGATGATGAAGAGGACATACAGGAAATTCACAAACAACACTTTAGCACGA AACTACTTCCCTATGGTGCGCACGGCTTACATTGAGGATGACCTCAGCAGGCTGGTGCTCGTCAGCGACAGAGCTCACGGTGTGTCGAGCCAAACTGACGGACAGCTGGAG GTCATGCTCCATCGGCGGCTTTGGAACAACTTGCAGTGGAACCTCGGGTACAACCTGACTCTAAATGACAGCTCTGTTGTGAGGCCCACGCTGTGGATGATGCTGGGCTCTGTGAGTGCCACCTCAAAGCTGTACCAAAGGGAGGCAgtgcagctgcagcacagacCTGTCGTCATGCCCATAGACCAGCCTC AGAAGCCCTGGCAGGTGAAGGAGCCCAAGCGTGGTTCTCTGTTGCGTTCGGTTGTTCTGCCGCCCAACCTCCACCTGCTCAGCCTCAGCGTCCCCGGGTGGAACTACTGCTCCAATCACAGCGTTCACCTCAGCCACATACAGTCAG GTAAAGATTTGCACTCGCAGCCAGACTATGATCGGATCCTGTTGAGAATTATGCATCTCTTCGAAGAGGGAGAGGACCCCGAGCTTTCGAAGCCGGTCACCATAAACTTAAAG GAAGCTCTGCAAGGCATGGGCGAAGTGAAGGGTGTGGAGGAGCGTTCTCTGACAGGGACCTGGGATGTCACCAGTCTGCAGAGGTGGAAGTGGAAAACTGCAGATAACTTGGAAAACG ACAACAAACAGCAGCGGACGCGGGATGACAATTTCACTGTGACCATCTCCCCCAAAGAGATCAGGACCTTCTTTGTTCACTTTGTCTCCAGGAACTTTTAG
- the LOC113018790 gene encoding uncharacterized protein LOC113018790 isoform X2, which produces MSSSGKREREQKRKLQHFLGDLALLGSLQGFKYFQPWLRGKEELLLTVVNEDLGWRSPGFMVSRASSYSSTSSCNSSDVSPSSSSPSLTSRSSSPLPGEPPGPRGSRSHTKTQPQTASHREACIEEHLLPASPSEREIAVPEVNCTLFLLAGYVKYGRPYAWIRSNHERLVNIGGTDSMVKDTPMKLKSIADWQTRAIRVWDVVSELVCLCTVPSPSNPFALDMRYIKSLPLAERFLVTGALLNFLEMYVVYGNRDELHYDKVVEEVKPLRRLHVHSLLELQRLRESSGSAAVHGSSAEE; this is translated from the exons ATGAGCAGCTCCGGT AAACGAGAGAGGGAGCAGAAGAGGAAACTGCAGCACTTCCTCGGTGACCTTGCTTTGCTCGGATCCTTGCAG GGTTTTAAATACTTCCAGCCTTGGCTCAGGGGGAAAGAGGAGTTGCTGCTGACAGTTGTTAATGAGGATCTG GGTTGGCGTTCCCCAGGCTTTATGGTGTCCAGAGCCTCCTCCTACTCCTCCACCAGCAGCTGTAACAGCAGTGATGTCTCTCCCAGCAGCAGCTCTCCCAGTCTGACCAGCCGTAGCAGCTCCCCCCTGCCCGGGGAGCCTCCGGGCCCACGAGGCTCCCGGTCACATACCAAGACACAGCCACAGACTGCCAG TCACAGGGAGGCCTGCATCGAGGAGCATCTTCTCCCAGCATCTCCCAGTGAAAGGGAGATAGCAGTACCC GAGGTCAACTGCACTCTGTTTCTATTGGCCGGCTACGTCAAATACGGACGCCCCTACGCGTGGATACGCTCCAATCACGAGCGCCTAGTCAACATCGGTGGCACAGATTCGATGGTCAAAGACACGCCCATGAAACTCAAGTCCATTGCAGACTGGCAGACGCGAG CAATTCGTGTGTGGGACGTTGTCAGTGAGCTGGTGTGCCTCTGCACCGTTCCCTCTCCGTCCAACCCGTTCGCCCTGGACATGCGTTACATCAAAAGTCTTCCTCTCGCCGAACGCTTTCTTGTCACGGGAGCTCTCCTTAACTTCCTGGAGATGTACGTGGTTTACGGCAACCGGGACGAGTTGCATTATGATAAAG TGGTGGAAGAGGTGAAGCCTCTCAGGCGTCTTCATGTACACTCCCTGCTCGAGTTGCAGCGACTTAGAGAGAGCTCCGGCAGCGCCGCGGTGCACGGCTCTTCTGCAGAAGAGTGA